A portion of the Sabethes cyaneus chromosome 3, idSabCyanKW18_F2, whole genome shotgun sequence genome contains these proteins:
- the LOC128741737 gene encoding mitochondrial fission process protein 1, which produces MSITEKDLYRDTPVRYLGYANEVGEAFRPIIKKIFVHASYAVSIGYVLADTADKSRKQYQKPVALGGGPRGAAIATGDTLIWQMFASVIIPGFTINRICWATKKALKASKVKGPLGKWIPTAIGLAAIPFIIHPIDHGVDLVMDETYRKFVK; this is translated from the exons ATGTCGATAACGGAGAAGGATCTCTACCGGGACACTCCGGTTCGATATCTTG GTTACGCCAACGAAGTCGGGGAAGCATTCCGGCCCATTATCAAGAAGATATTCGTTCACGCTAGCTATGCCGTCTCGATCGGTTACGTGCTCGCGGATACGGCGGACAAGTCTCGCAAGCAGTACCAG AAACCAGTGGCGCTCGGTGGAGGTCCGCGTGGAGCGGCGATTGCCACAGGTGACACCTTGATTTGGCAAATGTTCGCATCGGTCATTATACCGGGGTTCACCATAAATAG AATTTGTTGGGCAACCAAAAAGGCCCTTAAGGCTAGCAAGGTGAAGGGTCCACTGGGAAAATGGATTCCCACCGCCATCGGACTGGCAGCGATTCCCTTCATCATTCATCCCATCGATCACGGGGTAGATCTCGTGATGGACGAAACCTACAGGAAGTTTG